One Gloeothece verrucosa PCC 7822 DNA window includes the following coding sequences:
- a CDS encoding pentapeptide repeat-containing protein: MTITADEITKALSEGKNLAKANLQGINLANMDLSNADLSAANLIGANLSQTNLKGANLSGADLRGVNLNKANLEGANLQDAYLFRANLEGCCLKEAQLEGAKIQLARYDSQTVWPEGYNYRNSGAVGPKANLNGAFLSTANLRNADLRGANLRGAYLSGTDLTGANLEDAALSGANLQGALLTGAYLRKARLIGVELQGADLRAADLTEANLEQIQNLAGADFTLAQGLTQETKAMLCSRPAQELGTWNPFTRCNTAQSLGCDLVS, translated from the coding sequence ATGACCATCACTGCCGATGAAATCACCAAAGCGCTTTCTGAGGGCAAAAACTTAGCCAAAGCGAACCTACAGGGAATAAACCTAGCTAACATGGACTTATCCAACGCCGATTTAAGCGCCGCTAACTTAATCGGAGCCAACTTAAGCCAAACCAACTTGAAAGGAGCTAACTTAAGTGGGGCAGACTTAAGAGGAGTAAACCTCAACAAAGCCAATTTAGAAGGGGCCAACCTACAAGACGCTTACTTATTCCGCGCCAATTTAGAGGGCTGCTGCTTAAAAGAGGCTCAACTCGAAGGAGCAAAAATACAACTAGCCCGCTATGATTCTCAGACAGTGTGGCCAGAAGGATACAACTACAGAAATTCGGGCGCAGTGGGGCCAAAAGCCAACCTAAACGGAGCCTTTCTCAGTACCGCTAACCTGAGAAATGCCGACCTCAGAGGAGCTAACCTGCGGGGAGCCTATTTAAGTGGGACAGACTTAACCGGAGCTAACTTAGAAGATGCGGCATTAAGCGGCGCTAATCTTCAGGGGGCATTACTCACAGGGGCTTATTTACGTAAAGCGCGTTTAATTGGGGTGGAATTGCAGGGGGCAGATTTACGAGCCGCCGACTTAACCGAGGCTAACTTAGAGCAAATTCAAAATTTAGCCGGGGCAGACTTTACCTTAGCACAGGGATTAACTCAAGAAACAAAAGCCATGTTGTGCAGTCGTCCGGCGCAAGAGTTAGGAACCTGGAACCCTTTCACTCGCTGCAATACAGCCCAAAGTCTAGGGTGTGATTTGGTGTCTTAG
- a CDS encoding HEAT repeat domain-containing protein — protein sequence MTLDSLFQQLKHPNPNLRERAMYELAEQREEQTIPRLISILDSEDVSYRRSAVKALGFIGTDSVPPLVELLLHSDNAIIRSSCAKALAQVAYNHPEDPFPEAGMLGLKAALNDPNPVVHIASAMALGEIGGPALDILIEGLKTTDNEALAIALVNALGSIPDERIVEVLTSVANDESADAYVRESATSALSRLEMVIKYSK from the coding sequence ATGACCCTAGACTCCCTGTTTCAACAACTCAAGCATCCTAACCCTAATCTACGAGAAAGGGCAATGTATGAACTAGCCGAACAACGAGAGGAACAGACGATTCCTCGTTTAATTAGTATTTTAGATTCAGAAGATGTGAGTTATCGACGTTCGGCAGTGAAAGCATTAGGTTTTATTGGTACGGACTCGGTTCCTCCTTTAGTGGAGTTATTACTCCATAGCGATAACGCTATTATTCGTTCAAGTTGTGCAAAAGCTTTGGCTCAGGTGGCTTATAATCATCCTGAAGACCCTTTTCCAGAAGCGGGAATGCTTGGGTTAAAAGCGGCTCTTAATGACCCTAATCCGGTGGTGCATATTGCTTCTGCTATGGCTTTGGGGGAAATAGGCGGACCGGCGTTAGATATTTTGATTGAGGGGTTGAAAACGACGGATAATGAAGCTTTGGCTATAGCACTGGTAAATGCTTTAGGGTCTATCCCTGATGAGCGAATTGTGGAAGTGTTAACGAGTGTCGCTAATGATGAATCTGCTGATGCTTATGTGCGTGAGTCGGCAACCAGTGCCTTATCCCGTTTAGAGATGGTGATCAAATATTCTAAATAA
- a CDS encoding HEAT repeat domain-containing protein, translating into MDKRFFKLYNLTEEEAIAVLDTPQDKIEEDDSRYVAAAHLVNFNSENSIKALIRAIQNTDPSLDNRIVRRKSVETLGRLQAQAAIPVIRTCLADEDCYTVEIAVWSIGEIGCQDREILEEIAQLLDKPGQLYRVIIHTLAKLDYKPAVARIRNFIDAKDETIQSAAISAICRLSGDYKEMEKVAAFLEHSNVNARRGCIQDLIDARYYPAIPDIASCPVSLVFRLRAIRSLAETGIKEGILTFEAIQPSLEQVLRDHPHDLKLVHQYDQPPSIEFVIRELYHTDFGRCYLACKTLLDTYAIEAPEALLTTYAQEAHNDYGAHYHVIKLLGWLKYEAAYDLLIEALQNAAPQFQKSRAAAALALGEIGDKRAILRLQACLNSPIWDLKYASLMALLKLGDFSSYEIAAIDPDPLIRAKVAQISEKALFTVNP; encoded by the coding sequence ATGGATAAGCGTTTTTTTAAGTTATATAATCTGACCGAAGAAGAAGCAATCGCGGTTTTAGATACTCCTCAAGACAAAATAGAAGAGGATGATTCTCGCTATGTGGCGGCGGCTCATTTGGTAAATTTTAACAGCGAGAACTCGATTAAGGCTTTGATCCGAGCGATCCAAAACACAGACCCTTCACTGGATAACCGTATTGTACGCCGTAAGTCGGTGGAGACATTGGGACGTTTACAAGCTCAAGCAGCCATTCCCGTCATTCGCACTTGTTTAGCCGATGAAGATTGTTACACGGTAGAAATTGCTGTGTGGTCTATAGGTGAAATCGGCTGTCAAGACCGAGAAATCCTGGAAGAAATCGCTCAATTGCTGGATAAACCCGGACAACTCTATCGAGTCATTATTCATACTTTAGCTAAGTTAGATTATAAACCCGCCGTTGCTCGCATTAGGAATTTTATCGATGCTAAAGACGAAACCATCCAAAGTGCGGCTATTTCAGCCATCTGTCGTCTGAGTGGAGATTACAAAGAGATGGAAAAGGTAGCCGCTTTTCTAGAACACAGTAATGTTAATGCTCGGCGCGGCTGTATTCAAGATTTAATAGATGCTCGTTATTACCCTGCTATTCCTGATATTGCCAGTTGTCCTGTTTCTCTGGTGTTTCGTCTTCGGGCTATTCGTTCTCTAGCCGAAACGGGCATAAAAGAAGGAATTTTAACGTTTGAAGCCATTCAGCCGAGTTTAGAACAAGTATTGCGGGACCATCCCCATGACCTGAAATTGGTACATCAATATGATCAACCTCCTTCGATTGAGTTTGTCATACGGGAACTGTATCATACTGACTTTGGACGTTGCTATCTGGCCTGCAAAACTCTATTAGATACTTATGCTATAGAAGCCCCTGAAGCTTTACTGACCACTTATGCTCAAGAAGCGCATAATGATTATGGGGCCCATTATCATGTGATTAAACTGTTAGGTTGGCTCAAGTATGAAGCCGCTTATGATTTATTGATAGAAGCTTTGCAAAATGCGGCTCCTCAGTTTCAAAAATCTCGAGCCGCCGCCGCCCTAGCACTGGGAGAAATTGGCGATAAACGAGCGATTCTGAGGCTACAGGCCTGCCTAAACAGTCCGATTTGGGATTTGAAATATGCTAGTTTAATGGCACTCTTAAAATTAGGAGACTTTAGTAGTTATGAAATCGCTGCTATCGATCCAGATCCATTAATTAGAGCTAAAGTTGCTCAGATTTCTGAAAAAGCACTGTTCACCGTAAACCCATGA
- a CDS encoding bleomycin hydrolase produces the protein MKSVVTTAIGAADAAGRFPSSSDLESVRGSIDRAAARLEAAEKLAGNLDAVAKEGYDAAIRKYPYLNENGEANSTPVFKEKCLRDIKHYLRLINYSLVVGGTGPLDEWGIAGQREVYRALGLPTAPYVEALRFCRNRGCAPRDMSPQALVEYNSLLDYVINSLS, from the coding sequence ATGAAATCAGTTGTTACCACTGCTATTGGTGCTGCGGATGCAGCCGGACGTTTTCCTAGCTCCTCTGACCTTGAGTCCGTAAGAGGTAGTATTGATCGCGCTGCTGCTCGTTTAGAAGCGGCTGAAAAGCTTGCCGGCAACCTCGATGCAGTTGCTAAAGAAGGTTATGATGCAGCTATCAGAAAGTATCCCTACCTAAACGAAAACGGCGAAGCTAATTCTACACCTGTATTTAAAGAAAAATGTCTTCGTGACATCAAGCACTATCTGCGCTTGATCAACTACTCTTTAGTTGTTGGTGGTACTGGTCCATTAGATGAGTGGGGTATTGCAGGACAGCGTGAAGTTTACCGCGCTTTAGGTCTGCCTACCGCTCCTTATGTTGAAGCATTGAGATTCTGCCGTAACCGGGGTTGCGCTCCTCGCGATATGTCTCCTCAAGCTTTAGTAGAGTACAACTCCCTCCTCGACTACGTGATTAATTCTTTATCCTAA
- the lipA gene encoding lipoyl synthase, which translates to MDNDHNRSKLGVTVKPEWLRVKAPQWQRVGSVKEILRDLALNTVCEEASCPNIGECFNAGTATFLIMGPACTRACPYCDIDFEKKPLPLDATEPLRLAEAVQRLKLNHVVITSVNRDDLPDGGANQFVRCIEEVRRISPLTTIEVLIPDLCGNWEALAVILQAKPEVLNHNTETIPRLYRRVRPQGNYQRSLELLQRTREIAPQVYTKSGIMVGLGETDAEVREVMQDLRKVDCDILTIGQYLQPSQKHLGVQDFVTPQQFDAWREYGESIGFLQVVSSPLTRSSYHAEQVRKLMEKYPR; encoded by the coding sequence ATAGACAATGACCACAATAGGAGTAAGCTAGGTGTGACTGTCAAACCTGAATGGCTGAGGGTAAAAGCGCCGCAATGGCAACGAGTCGGAAGTGTCAAAGAAATTCTCCGAGATTTAGCCTTAAATACTGTGTGTGAAGAGGCTTCCTGTCCCAACATCGGCGAATGCTTCAACGCCGGCACCGCTACATTTTTAATTATGGGTCCTGCTTGTACCCGTGCCTGCCCCTATTGTGATATCGATTTTGAGAAAAAACCATTACCTCTTGATGCTACTGAACCCCTACGGTTAGCCGAAGCCGTACAACGCCTCAAACTCAATCATGTAGTGATTACATCAGTTAACCGAGATGACTTACCCGATGGCGGCGCTAACCAATTTGTCCGTTGTATCGAAGAAGTCCGCCGCATTTCTCCTTTGACTACTATAGAAGTATTAATCCCCGACTTATGCGGCAACTGGGAGGCCTTGGCTGTAATTCTACAAGCAAAACCCGAAGTTCTCAATCACAACACTGAAACCATACCCCGATTATACCGTCGCGTTCGTCCCCAAGGTAACTATCAGCGCTCTCTCGAACTCCTCCAACGTACCCGAGAAATAGCACCCCAAGTTTACACCAAATCTGGGATTATGGTAGGACTCGGAGAAACCGATGCCGAAGTGCGAGAAGTAATGCAAGATTTACGAAAAGTCGATTGTGATATCCTGACCATTGGGCAATATCTGCAACCTTCTCAAAAACATTTAGGCGTTCAAGACTTTGTTACTCCCCAACAATTTGATGCTTGGCGAGAATATGGAGAGTCCATCGGCTTTTTACAAGTGGTTTCCTCTCCCTTAACCCGCAGTTCCTACCACGCCGAACAAGTGAGAAAACTAATGGAAAAGTATCCCCGTTAA
- a CDS encoding toxin-antitoxin system HicB family antitoxin, translating into MNKKNKTTELHPLEVMTNIEDARRLWLETAYQYGDNIPIDDQYSGRVLLRMPRSLHRKLVEGSEQEGVSLNQFLVCLLSEGITQYKIK; encoded by the coding sequence ATGAACAAGAAGAACAAAACAACTGAGCTACATCCTTTAGAGGTAATGACTAATATTGAAGATGCGCGGCGACTTTGGCTTGAAACCGCTTACCAATATGGTGATAATATTCCTATTGATGATCAATACAGTGGTCGAGTATTATTAAGAATGCCGCGCTCACTTCATCGGAAGTTAGTAGAAGGTTCAGAGCAAGAAGGAGTTAGCTTAAATCAGTTTCTCGTCTGTCTTTTAAGCGAGGGGATAACACAATATAAAATTAAATAA
- a CDS encoding bleomycin hydrolase produces the protein MLDAFSRAVVTADSKTAPIGGAELAELKKFIAEGNKRLDAVNAIASNASCAVSDAVAGMICENSGLIQAGGNCYPNRRMAACLRDGEIILRYVTYALLAGDASVLDDRCLNGLKETYIALGVPLQSAARAVGIMKAIAVAHITNTNKMYEGTSKFRKMETPQGDCSALAAEAASYFDRVIAALS, from the coding sequence ATGCTTGACGCATTTTCCAGAGCAGTAGTAACTGCCGATAGCAAAACTGCACCTATTGGTGGTGCTGAACTCGCCGAACTCAAAAAATTCATTGCTGAAGGCAACAAGCGCCTTGATGCAGTTAACGCCATCGCAAGCAATGCAAGCTGCGCCGTTTCTGATGCTGTTGCTGGGATGATTTGCGAAAACAGTGGTTTAATTCAAGCCGGTGGAAACTGTTACCCCAACCGTCGCATGGCGGCTTGCTTAAGAGATGGAGAAATCATCTTACGCTATGTAACCTACGCTTTATTGGCTGGTGACGCTTCCGTTCTCGATGATCGTTGTTTGAATGGTTTAAAAGAAACCTATATCGCTTTAGGTGTACCCCTCCAATCTGCCGCTCGTGCTGTTGGAATCATGAAAGCAATTGCGGTTGCTCACATCACCAATACTAACAAAATGTACGAAGGAACCAGCAAGTTCCGCAAGATGGAAACTCCCCAAGGCGACTGCTCCGCTTTAGCGGCTGAAGCGGCAAGCTACTTTGATCGCGTTATTGCTGCCCTCAGCTAA
- a CDS encoding Txe/YoeB family addiction module toxin: protein MKRKIVFEASAFEDFNEWVSLDKKIYQKIINLIKDINRSPFSGLGKPEPLKYELSGYWSRRINDEHRLVYLVTDEPI from the coding sequence ATGAAACGAAAAATAGTCTTTGAAGCGTCTGCTTTTGAGGACTTTAACGAATGGGTTTCGTTAGACAAAAAAATTTATCAAAAGATTATTAATTTAATTAAAGATATTAATCGTTCTCCTTTTTCGGGATTAGGAAAACCTGAGCCGCTTAAATATGAATTATCAGGATATTGGTCAAGACGAATTAATGACGAACATCGCTTAGTTTATTTAGTTACGGATGAGCCAATTTAA